One window of the Tachypleus tridentatus isolate NWPU-2018 chromosome 10, ASM421037v1, whole genome shotgun sequence genome contains the following:
- the LOC143228810 gene encoding uncharacterized protein LOC143228810, whose amino-acid sequence MSIDSVLNSTMVSATSIPEVFQHEPTSLNLPFPKPTVSLDARPVVIPIVSCVISFPLLAFAIICALRHRAQRHRRREHMRRLKAGVRAVTLEIPGFCERPSFFSRDSSSDISPKTGENPETEADPATGRTYSRRASKGTHNQVKFLTTSAVLHASCRPSQNGRLRQGSKPEVTFREEPSFIENSAEFLEEVVETAYR is encoded by the exons atgtctATTGACTCTGTTCTCAATTCGACAATGGTCAGCGCAACCTCCATACCTGAAGTTTTCCAACACGAACCGACCAGTTTAAATTTGCCTTTTCCTAAGCCCACAG tttctctTGACGCCCGACCTGTAGTGATTCCTATTGTTTCTTGTGTGATCAGCTTTCCACTGCTTGCTTTTGCAATCATCTGTGCTCTGAGACACCGGGCACAGCGACATCGCCGGCGTGAGCACATGAGACGTCTAAAAGCAGG AGTGCGTGCGGTAACTCTGGAAATCCCGGGATTTTGTGAGAGGCCATCCTTTTTCTCCAGAGACTCTTCATCAGATATTAGTCCGAAAACCGGAGAAAATCCGGAGACCGAGGCTGATCCAGCCACTGGAAGGACCTACTCTAGACGAGCTTCTAAGGGCACTCACAACCAAGTGAAGTTTTTGACTACATCCGCCGTTCTTCACGCTTCTTGTCGACCAAGTCAGAACGGACGTCTCAGACAGGGATCGAAACCCGAGGTCACATTCCGAGAAGAACCATCGTTCATCGAGAACTCTGCTGAATTCCTTGAGGAAGTGGTGGAAACTGCCTACAGATAG